The window CTGCGAGGGGGTAGCCCTCCTACTCCGTTTCGCTTGCCGACCCAGCACCGCACGGTGCCGGCGAGCGCCCGCAGCGTGTGTGTAAAACAAGGGGCAAACCATTGAAGACCAACATCATGCGCACCGCGCTGATCGGGGCGACGTGTCTGACGACCGTTGCGCTGAGCGCCACCCCCGTCCTCGCGCAGGATAGCACCGCACCCGCTGCCGAGATCGTCGGCGAAGAGATCATCGTGATGACCGGCTCGCGCATCGCGCGCACCAACGCCGACACCTACGAGCCGTCGATCATCATCGACAGCGAGCTTCTGCAGAAGCGCGGCCTCACCAACATCGCCGACGCGCTGAGCACGGTTCCCGCCTTCGGCACCCCCGGCGCCAGCCCCACGGGCGGCCAGGGCGGCAGCTTCGGTTCGGGCCAGAGCTTCATCAACTTCTTCGGCCTGGGCTCGCAGCGCACGCTGACCCTCGTCAACAGCCGCCGCTTCGTCAGCTCGAACACCGCCTCGATCTTCGGCCCCTCCGCCGCCGGTTCGCAGGTCGACCTCAACACGCTGCCGACCCTCGCGCTCGACCGCATCGAGACCATCGCCGTGGGCGGCGCACCGATCTACGGCGCCGACGCGATCGCGGGCACCGTCAACATCCTGCTCAAGCAGGACTACGAGGGCATCGAGCTCAACGCGCAGACTGGCCTGTCCAAGCGCGGTGACGGCGCCAACCACCGCCTTGGCGCGCTGGCGGGCACCAGCTTCGGTGGCGGGCGTGGCCACATCGTGGGCGCGTTCGAGTACAACCGCACCGAGGGCATGACCTACGAGGCGCGCAAGCGCACCGCGGCGGGCCTGTTCTACACCTCGCCGATCGAGGATTCGCCCTACAGCCAGGTCATCATCGAGGATCGTCGCATCCCGGCGCTGAGCCCCTACGGCCTGCCCACCACCATCGACATCATCCCCGGTGATCTCGGCCCGCTCGGCGCGCCGGGCCTCAACTACGGCATCCTCGACGCGCAGGGCAACACGCTCGGCTTCGACCGCAACGGCAACCTCGCCCCGATCGACTTCGGCACCGTGCACGGCGCCACCGCGTCGGCGGGCGGCAACGGCATGAGCCTGGTCCCGCTCTCGAACCTGCTTTCGCCGGTCGAGCGTTACCTGGGCTACGCCCACGCCGACTACGAGCTGACCGACGGCATCAAGGCCACGGTCGACTTCAACTACGCCCGCTCGAAGGGCACCGAACTGCGCACCCAGCCGGTCTACAACACCTGGCTGTTCGGCGACGCGGGCGATCCCGACGGCAACCTCATCATCCCGCTGTCGAACCCGTTCCTCAGCGATGCCGCGCGCCAGACCATTGCCGCGCAGCTGCCCGAGGGCCAGGACGTGTTCTACCTGGGCCGTGCCAACACCGACCTCGTCTCGGGCCGTGGCAGCTCGACGGTGGAACTCTACCGCATCACCGGCGGTCTTGAGGGTGACTTCAACGTCGCGGGCCGCGACATCTCCTGGGAAGTGATCGGCAACTACGGCCGTTCGAAGACCCGCGGTTCGAGCCGCGAGCTGGTTCAGCAGAACTTCGAGAACGCGCTGGCCGGCTGCCAGGACGGCTACA is drawn from Novosphingobium decolorationis and contains these coding sequences:
- a CDS encoding TonB-dependent receptor domain-containing protein; translation: MKTNIMRTALIGATCLTTVALSATPVLAQDSTAPAAEIVGEEIIVMTGSRIARTNADTYEPSIIIDSELLQKRGLTNIADALSTVPAFGTPGASPTGGQGGSFGSGQSFINFFGLGSQRTLTLVNSRRFVSSNTASIFGPSAAGSQVDLNTLPTLALDRIETIAVGGAPIYGADAIAGTVNILLKQDYEGIELNAQTGLSKRGDGANHRLGALAGTSFGGGRGHIVGAFEYNRTEGMTYEARKRTAAGLFYTSPIEDSPYSQVIIEDRRIPALSPYGLPTTIDIIPGDLGPLGAPGLNYGILDAQGNTLGFDRNGNLAPIDFGTVHGATASAGGNGMSLVPLSNLLSPVERYLGYAHADYELTDGIKATVDFNYARSKGTELRTQPVYNTWLFGDAGDPDGNLIIPLSNPFLSDAARQTIAAQLPEGQDVFYLGRANTDLVSGRGSSTVELYRITGGLEGDFNVAGRDISWEVIGNYGRSKTRGSSRELVQQNFENALAGCQDGYTNSPIQTGSATCVPFNPFGNQNGPEVGEYITTTAHPTALNEQWMVTADITGTLFDLPAGGVGFALGYEHRNEKSDFDPGAFFYGAVDPNDPDGARTQYGRSIPIDPVRGSYHTNEVFGELQVPLISPDMNVPFLYSAELHGAGRYVDNSLAGGDLTWTAGGKVNFLKDFGIRGNFTRSIRAPAITELYNPTSQIFTTADDPCDARFITAGPNPANRAANCAADGLPADFTSNIVDFTSRGSLSGNTSLENETADSWTIGGIFTPTFLPGFSLAVDWVSVNLKNAIVSVDADGTLEACYDATSFPSAACDQIDRDADGQVEFIRTGYLNAASYKYKGLIGELHYFTETPFLGANSAIQLGASYQYIDTLETRIGTGDLSTSRGSIGYSKHQFTVNASYMNGPFTAYTQVQYIGKAERDPDASANTYEYPTRPAVAFVNSSISYDINEDYTLRLMVDNVFDTNAPYPAPAGGGLDTYWSGFMGRYYKVGVTARF